The following proteins are encoded in a genomic region of Primulina huaijiensis isolate GDHJ02 chromosome 3, ASM1229523v2, whole genome shotgun sequence:
- the LOC140973970 gene encoding cationic amino acid transporter 6, chloroplastic-like isoform X2: METHFSSFSTCRAYLRALSETPSRISRRAFSVSTSFQEDSRVRARSGPNMKRSLRWYDLIGFGVGGMVGAGVFVTTGRASRVYAGPSVIVSYAIAGLCALLSSFCYTEFAVDMPVAGGAFSYIRATFGEFLAFLTGANLIIDYVLSNAAVARSFTAYLSTALGLFSHSQLRFTINGLPKGYNEMDVIAVAVVLLLTLVICYSTRESSWLNMVLTALHLLFIAFVIVVGFLRGEWKNFTEPGDQKNAGGFFPFGVTGMFNGAAMVYLSYIGYDAVSTMAEEVKNPAKDIPIGVSGSVILVSFLYCLMAASLSSLLPYDMIDPEAPFSGAFKDGGSSWRWVSNVIGVGASFGILTSLLVAMLGQARYMCVIGRSCIAPSWFAQIHPGTSTPVNASAFLDLGVQNVQSSQD; this comes from the exons ATGGAGACCCATTTTTCGTCTTTCTCCACCTGTAGAGCTTATCTCCGGGCGCTGTCGGAGACCCCGTCCCGCATCTCTCGTCGGGCTTTCTCCGTGTCCACTTCTTTCCAGGAGGACAGCCGGGTTCGGGCTCGCTCAGGGCCGAACATGAAGAGGAGCTTGCGGTGGTACGATCTCATCGGCTTCGGCGTCGGAGGGATGGTCGGAGCCGGAGTCTTTGTCACCACCGGCCGAGCTAGTCGTGTGTACGCTGGGCCTTCGGTCATTGTTTCTTATGCCATTGCCGGACTCTGCGCTCTTCTCTCGTCTTTCTGCTACACCGAGTTCGCCGTCGACATGCCCGTGGCTGGCGGTGCTTTCAGCTACATTCGCGCGACGTTCG GGGAATTTTTGGCGTTCTTGACGGGTGCTAATCTGATAATCGACTACGTGTTGTCGAATGCGGCGGTGGCGAGGAGTTTTACGGCGTATTTAAGTACTGCATTGGGTTTGTTCTCCCATTCACAGCTGAGATTCACCATCAATGGCCTACCAAAAGGGTATAATGAAATGGACGTAATTGCTGTGGCTGTGGTCCTGCTCCTCACACTCGTCATTTGCTACAG TACGAGGGAGAGTTCGTGGTTAAACATGGTTTTGACAGCTCTGCACTTATTGTTCATAGCATTTGTGATAGTTGTGGGGTTTTTGAGAGGGGAATGGAAGAATTTTACCGAACCCGGTGACCAGAAAAACGCGGGTGGGTTCTTTCCTTTTGGAGTTACCGGGATGTTCAATGGGGCTGCGATGGTATACTTGAGCTACATCGGGTACGATGCTGTTTCCACCATGGCTGAAGAGGTCAAAAATCCTGCTAAGGATATTCCAATAGGGGTTTCAGGATCTGTGATCCTCGTATCATTTCTGTATTGCTTAATGGCCGCTTCGTTGTCCTCACTTCTTCCTTATGACATG aTTGATCCGGAGGCACCGTTTTCTGGTGCATTTAAAGATGGAGGAAGTAGTTGGAGATGGGTTTCTAACGTGATCGGTGTAGGAGCAAGTTTTGGTATTTTGACTTCATTACTGGTAGCGATGTTGGGGCAAGCGCGGTACATGTGCGTAATTGGACGGTCCTGCATCGCACCATCTTGGTTCGCTCAGATTCACCCTGGTACCTCTACACCAGTCAATGCTTCTGCTTTTC